One segment of Castanea sativa cultivar Marrone di Chiusa Pesio chromosome 3, ASM4071231v1 DNA contains the following:
- the LOC142627852 gene encoding putative receptor protein kinase ZmPK1 has product MVCYNNIFLNVDYQPKVADFGLSKLQSRSKIDHSNFSRMRGTRGYMAPEWVYNLPITSKVDVYSYEIVLLEIVTEKSPNAMHTSYNGEIREHKRLLMLVRENVNIGTSEKSWIEEIIDPMLTDNCDKAKMELLVKVALQCVAEDKDERPTMTQVVEMLMSHEE; this is encoded by the exons ATGG TTTGCTACAATAATATATTCCTTAATGTTGACTATCAACCAAAAGTAGCCGATTTTGGTTTATCTAAACTACAAAGTAGAAGTAAGATTGATCATTCAAACTTCTCGAGGATGAGAGGAACTAGAGGTTATATGGCTCCAGAGTGGGTCTATAATCTTCCCATCACTTCTAAAGTGGATGTGTACAGCTATGAAATTGTGCTGTTGGAAATTGTAACTGAAAAGAGCCCAAATGCCATGCATACCTCGTACAATGGAGAAATAAGGGAGCATAAAAGGTTGCTCATGTTGGTAAGGGAGAATGTTAACATTGGAACTTCAGAGAAGTCATGGATTGAAGAAATTATAGATCCCATGCTGACTGACAATTGTGACAAGGCTAAGATGGAACTTTTAGTCAAAGTGGCTTTGCAATGTGTTGCAGAAGATAAAGATGAAAGACCCACCATGACTCAGGTGGTAGAGATGCTTATGAGCCATGAAGAATAA
- the LOC142629995 gene encoding putative receptor protein kinase ZmPK1, with translation MDISTLFFLLCLLLALSSSASSKTFDTLIGTSLSVEKPSDKLVSANGEFSAGFYPVGDNAFCFAIWMTKPSVPTVVWIANRDDPVDEKGSKLSVLKDGKLHLTDSTGSVVWKTKTEALTTSEASNLQLQLMNTGNLVLYNISSVAIWQSFDSSTDTLLPQQLLTFGTSLISNRGQGVHSSGYYKLFFDEDNALHLLFQGPKLSSLYWPDPSLEDISDAGISIYNTSRAALLNDSGYFWSSDFLEFYATDFGTVTQRRLTLDPDGNLRLYSLHEMNGSWDWVVTWQAISDPCRIHGICGPNGVCTYDHVSGRRCFCLQGFKMKDHTDWSSGCEPEFSISCDHGDESTFVQLAHVEYYGSDIDFLQNFTFQDCQQECLYRCNCKGFQYRFSMEDGGYNCYPKSRLLNGRRSPNFDGDLYLRIPKAGISNHKMPDEEFRLQCSSIASKQERSTYENKTVKLLLWFATAVGGVEVSCIVLVWFFLLKTSKRPDSTAQGYLGLTAKFKRFTFNELRKATRGFKEVIGQGAGGIVYKGVLSDQRVAAIKRLNEANQGEAEFLAEVNTIGMLNHMYLIEMWGYCVEGKHKLLVYEYMEHGSLAENLSSNSLDWNKRFEIAVGAAKGLAYLHEECLEWVLHCDVKPQNILLNADYDPKVADFGLSKLQSRSKIDHSSFSRMRGTRGYMAPEWVYNLPITSKVDVYSYGVVLLEMVTRKSPNAMHTADNGEVREHKRLVMLVRESVNIGTTTKKSWIEEIIDPMLTDNYDKAKMELLVKVALQCVAEDKDERPTMTQVVEMLMSHED, from the coding sequence ATGGATATCTCaactctcttctttcttctatgTCTGCTGCTAGCTCTTTCTTCATCTGCTTCATCTAAAACATTTGACACTCTCATAGGTACATCTCTGTCTGTTGAGAAACCAAGTGACAAGTTGGTTTCAGCAAATGGTGAATTCTCTGCAGGGTTTTACCCTGTTGGTGATAATGCTTTCTGCTTTGCCATATGGATGACAAAACCCTCTGTTCCCACAGTTGTTTGGATAGCAAACCGAGATGATCCTGTTGATGAAAAAGGTTCAAAGCTTTCAGTTTTGAAAGATGGCAAGCTTCACCTAACCGATTCAACTGGCAGTGTCGTTTGGAAAACTAAAACAGAAGCCTTGACCACATCAGAGGCCTCCAATTTGCAACTACAGCTAATGAACACAGGCAATCTTGTGCTTTATAATATCTCAAGTGTTGCTATCTGGCAAAGCTTTGATTCATCTACAGATACACTTCTTCCTCAACAACTACTAACCTTTGGTACAAGCCTGATCTCAAATAGAGGCCAAGGTGTCCATTCTTCTGGCTACTATAAGCTCTTTTTCGATGAAGATAATGCGCTCCACCTGCTTTTCCAAGGTCCCAAACTTTCAAGTCTATACTGGCCAGATCCATCCCTTGAAGACATTTCAGATGCTGGGATTTCTATCTACAATACTAGTAGAGCTGCACTACTAAATGACTCAGGCTATTTCTGGTCATCTGACTTTTTAGAATTCTATGCAACAGATTTTGGTACAGTTACTCAGAGACGATTAACGCTTGATCCTGATGGCAACCTTCGATTATACAGCCTGCATGAGATGAATGGGAGTTGGGATTGGGTTGTAACATGGCAAGCCATCTCTGATCCATGCAGGATTCATGGCATCTGTGGACCTAATGGTGTGTGTACTTATGATCATGTCTCTGGCAGAAGATGCTTTTGCTTGCAAGGCTTCAAGATGAAAGATCATACTGATTGGTCCTCTGGGTGCGAACCAGAATTTAGTATCTCTTGCGACCATGGAGATGAGTCTACTTTTGTCCAGCTTGCTCATGTTGAATACTATGGCTCAGATATCGACTTCTTACAGAATTTTACCTTCCAGGATTGTCAACAAGAATGCCTATATAGGTGCAATTGCAAAGGGTTTCAATATAGATTTAGCATGGAAGATGGTGGCTATAACTGTTACCCCAAGTCTCGGCTACTAAATGGACGCCGTTCACCAAATTTTGATGGAGATCTTTATTTGAGAATACCCAAAGCTGGTATTTCCAATCACAAGATGCCTGATGAAGAATTTAGATTGCAGTGTTCAAGCATTGCCTCTAAGCAAGAAAGAAGCACATATGAAAATAAGACGGTAAAGCTTTTGCTTTGGTTCGCCACAGCAGTGGGAGGTGTGGAGGTGAGTTGTATTGTCCTGGTCtggttttttttgttaaaaactagTAAACGTCCAGACTCCACTGCACAAGGATACCTAGGCCTAACAGCTAAATTCAAACGATTCACCTTTAATGAGCTAAGAAAGGCAACGCGAGGATTCAAAGAAGTGATTGGACAAGGAGCAGGAGGGATAGTATACAAAGGTGTATTGTCTGATCAACGAGTCGCAGCAATCAAGCGACTCAACGAAGCTAACCAAGGAGAAGCAGAGTTCCTTGCAGAAGTAAACACCATTGGGATGTTGAACCACATGTACTTGATAGAGATGTGGGGATATTGTGTAGAGGGAAAGCATAAGCTCTTGGTGTATGAATACATGGAGCATGGATCTTTAGCTGAAAATCTTAGTTCTAATTCACTTGATTGGAATAAAAGGTTTGAAATTGCAGTGGGTGCTGCTAAAGGCCTAGCTTATCTGCATGAAGAATGCTTAGAGTGGGTTTTACATTGTGATGTAAAGCCTCAGAATATACTCTTAAATGCTGACTATGATCCAAAAGTAGCAGATTTTGGTTTGTCTAAACTACAAAGTAGAAGTAAGATTGATCATTCAAGCTTCTCTAGGATGAGAGGAACTAGAGGTTATATGGCTCCTGAGTGGGTCTACAATCTTCCCATCACTTCTAAAGTTGATGTGTACAGTTATGGAGTTGTGTTGTTGGAAATGGTAACTAGAAAGAGCCCAAATGCCATGCATACTGCGGACAACGGAGAAGTAAGAGAGCATAAAAGGTTGGTCATGTTGGTAAGGGAGAGTGTTAACATTGGAACAACTACAAAGAAGTCATGGATTGAAGAAATTATAGATCCCATGTTGACTGACAATTATGACAAGGCTAAGATGGAACTTCTAGTCAAAGTGGCTTTGCAATGTGTTGCAGAAGATAAGGATGAAAGACCCACCATGACTCAGGTGGTAGAGATGCTTATGAGCCATGAAGATTAA